One genomic segment of Microbacterium sp. ProA8 includes these proteins:
- a CDS encoding formylglycine-generating enzyme family protein, which yields MTAAIHDQVLLDGGVFRMGSDEFYPDERPVHEREVPPFRIDRHAVTNAQYAAFVDDTGYVTVAERELDPAAFPGADPADLVPGSMVFTPTPGPVDLQNWRGWWRWQPGAYWRRPFGPDSSVDERMRHPVVHIAFQDATAYAEWAGLRLPTEAEHEYAARGGLDGRRFAWGDEAYPGGVAQANSWLGRFPYDNQGVGDAAPVGSYPANGYGLYDMTGNVWEWTTDYYTPRHLRLSDKPVDAGKRANLLAAASAQEGFPAIPRRVLKGGSHLCSPDYCLRFRPAARSPQAEDTGMSHIGFRCAADA from the coding sequence TCTACCCCGACGAGCGCCCGGTGCACGAGCGGGAGGTCCCGCCGTTCCGCATCGACCGGCACGCGGTGACCAACGCGCAGTACGCGGCGTTCGTCGACGACACCGGTTACGTCACCGTCGCCGAGCGCGAGCTGGACCCGGCAGCTTTTCCCGGTGCCGACCCCGCCGACCTCGTCCCCGGATCCATGGTCTTCACGCCCACGCCGGGCCCGGTCGACCTGCAGAACTGGCGCGGCTGGTGGCGCTGGCAGCCCGGTGCCTACTGGCGGCGGCCGTTCGGACCGGATTCGTCCGTCGACGAGCGGATGCGGCATCCCGTCGTCCACATCGCCTTCCAGGACGCTACGGCCTATGCCGAATGGGCGGGCCTGCGCCTGCCGACCGAGGCGGAGCACGAGTACGCCGCCCGCGGCGGGCTCGACGGCCGGCGGTTCGCGTGGGGCGACGAGGCGTACCCCGGCGGGGTGGCGCAGGCGAACTCGTGGCTCGGGCGCTTCCCCTACGACAACCAGGGCGTCGGCGATGCGGCCCCCGTCGGCTCGTACCCGGCCAACGGCTACGGCCTCTACGACATGACCGGCAACGTGTGGGAGTGGACCACCGACTACTACACCCCGCGACACCTCCGCCTGTCGGACAAGCCCGTCGACGCCGGCAAGCGCGCGAACCTGCTCGCCGCCGCGAGCGCGCAGGAAGGGTTCCCTGCCATCCCGCGCCGAGTGCTCAAGGGCGGCTCTCACCTGTGCTCGCCGGACTACTGCCTGCGCTTCCGCCCGGCCGCCCGGTCGCCCCAGGCCGAGGACACGGGCATGTCGCACATCGGCTTCCGCTGCGCCGCCGACGCCTGA